A genome region from Apus apus isolate bApuApu2 chromosome 2, bApuApu2.pri.cur, whole genome shotgun sequence includes the following:
- the TMEM70 gene encoding transmembrane protein 70, mitochondrial — MLPLLRAAACRRGPPAASARAAAAAAAWLRGAAHRGLPAACRRRAAPPAAAGAPQVTSFRGAAVRSLCTSSSNDHPEHGRLVYKGNLAKAVLAVKFFSYSTSIFNLFMMPYIMLKTGIGFESLFIQAAFYGLIGFFTFVTPVTLHVLTKGYVVRLYYKDEVDTYTAITYNAILTEKATVFHQKDVKIPDITKMFTTFYAKTKSMLVNPTLFPNPQDYHHLMGYDKSLFFNLEEEKEDGERK, encoded by the exons ATGCTGCCGCTGCTGCGGGCCGCCGCCTGCCGCCGCGGCccccccgccgcctccgcccgcgccgccgccgccgccgccgcctggCTGCGGGGCGCCGCGCACCGCGGGCTGCCGGCCGCCTgccgccgccgggccgccccgcctGCCGCCGCGGGGGCCCCGcag GTTACATCTTTTCGAGGAGCAGCTGTTCGCAGCCTCTGCACATCCTCCTCTAATGATCACCCAGAACATGGAAGATTAGTTTACAAAGGAAATTTGGCAAAGGCAGTGTTAG CCGTGAAGTTTTTCTCGTACTCCACCAGCATATTCAACCTTTTCATGATGCCCTACATTATGCTCAAAACTGGGATTGGATTTGAAAGCCTGTTCATACAAGCTGCCTTTTACGGGTTGATCGGGTTTTTTACATTCGTCACACCAGTTACTTTGCACGTCCTCACCAAGGGCTACGTGGTTCGACTCTATTACAAAGATGAGGTGGACACGTACACGGCCATTACGTACAACGCCATCTTGACAGAAAAAGCAACTGTTTTCCATCAGAAAGATGTGAAGATTCCAGACATCACCAAGATGTTCACAACGTTTTATGCCAAAACAAAATCGATGCTTGTTAATCCAACGCTTTTCCCGAATCCTCAGGATTATCACCATCTCATGGGCTATGACAAAtccttgttttttaatttagaggaggaaaaggaagatggtgaaagaaaataa